CCTATAGAGTTGAACCTGAGGAAAAACCGTATGAGCCTGTCGTTGCTAAGCCGTTACGCCTTCTTTGCCGTGTGCGTTATTTTCACCCTCGCCAGCCTGCCTTTTATCGAACATGAGTGGCTGTGGCCCATCACCCTGGTCACCGGCGTCCTCAGCCTGATCGGTCTTTTCGACCTGCTGCAAAGCCCCCACGCGGTGCGCCGCAACTACCCGATCCTGGGCAATATCCGTTACCTGGTGGAAGCCATCCGCCCGGAGATTCGCCAATACCTGCTCGAATCCGACAGCGACGCCCTGCCCTTCTCCCGGGCTCAGCGCTCGTTGGTCTACTCGCGCGCCAAGAACGAAACCGCCGACAAACCCTTCGGCACCCTGATCGACGTGTACCAGTCGGGCTTCGAGTTCATCGGCCATTCCATGCGCCCCGCGCCGCTCAGCGATCCCAGCGCCTTTCGCGTGATGGTCGGCGGCCCGCAGTGCACACAGCCTTACTCAGCCTCGGTATTCAACATCTCGGCCATGAGCTTCGGCTCGTTGAGCGCCAATGCGATTCGCGCGTTGAACCAAGGCGCCAAGCTCGGCAACTTTGCCCATGACACCGGCGAAGGCAGCATCAGCCCTTACCACCGCGAAAACGGCGGCGACCTCACCTGGGAACTGGGCAGCGGTTACTTCGGCTGCCGCACCAGCGATGGCCGTTTCGACCCGGAACGTTTTGCCGTGCAGGCGCAGAACCCGCAAGTGCGCATGATCGAAATCAAGATGAGCCAGGGTGCCAAACCCGGCCACGGCGGCATCCTGCCCAAGCACAAAGTCACCCAGGAAATCGCTGAAACGCGCGGCATTATGATGGGCGAGGACTGCATCTCGCCGTCGCGCCACAGCGCGTTTTCCACACCGATCGAGATGATGCAGTTCATCGCGCAACTGCGTGAACTGTCCGGCGGCAAACCGGTGGGCTTCAAGTTCTGCCTGGGCCACCCGTGGGAGTTCATGGGCATCGCCAAGGCCATGCTCGAGACCGGCATCCTCCCGGACTTTATCGTGGTCGACGGCAAGGAAGGCGGCACCGGCGCCGCGCCGGTGGAGTTCACCGACCATATCGGCGTGCCGCTGCGTGAAGGCCTGCTGTTTGTGCACAACACCCTGGTGGGCCTGAACCTGCGCGACAAGATCAAGCTCGGTGCCAGCGGCAAAATCGTCAGCGCCTTCGATATCGCCAGCGTACTGGCCATCGGCGCGGACTGGGCCAACTCGGCGCGCGGCTTTATGTTCGCCATTGGCTGCATCCAGTCGCAAAGCTGCCACACCAACAAATGCCCGACGGGCGTGGCCACCCAAGACCCGCTGCGCCAGCGTGCGCTGGTGGTGCCCGACAAAGCCCAGCGGGTGTTCAACTTCCACCGCAACACGCTGCACGCCTTGGCGGAAATGCTCGCTGCGGCCGGCCTGGATCATCCGTCGCAATTGTCGGCCAAGCATTTGGTGCGGCGCATGTCGGCGACCGAAATCAAACTGTTCTCGCAGCTGCATGTGTTCCTCAAGCCTGGCGAGTTGCTCACTGGCGAGGTGAACGGCGAGTTCTATTCGCGCATGTGGCAGATGGCGCGGGCGGACAGTTTTGAGCCGCATGAAGTGGCTGCCGCATAAATATCCGAACACTCTTGACCGCTGAACCGGACCACCGACGGCATCGTTGAAACAAGGAGCTTCACATGCCGTTATTCGACTTCAGCGCCATTGCCGCGCAACTCCCCGACAGCTGGAAATCCACGCGACTGGGCCAGGTCGGCCCGGCGCGAATCAAGGTGTTGCGTATGGATGAGCAAGCTTATGAAGAGGAAACCCATGACTACAACGAGGGGTTGCTGGTGATCGACGGTCAGTTGCGCCTGAGCATTGGTGATCAAGAGATTCGGGTGAGCGCCGGGCAGATGTACCTTGTGGAAGCAGGGGTTGCGCATGCCGTGGTTGCAGGGAGCCATGGCACGTTGGTAATAATGGATATCTAGAGACGAGTCCAAACTTGGAGTCGACAACAGAGTTTATTTACGCTTGAAGTGATAGCGGCATAAACACTGACGATGCCCATTTGCGGCGCCTACGCCCAGGCTCATTTTTCGTTGATTTGCAGCGTGTAGTCCTCCGGATCCAGGATTTCCTTGAATAGGATAACCCCCCCCTGGTCCGTCAGGTCGATCGAATAGAACTTTCTGTCTACTACTCGGCGGTAATGCTTGCCTGATGCAACGGCAGCTTCATAGACAGCGCGATCACCCTCCACCACATTATTGATACCCAGCCTTGTCATAAACTGTGGATGCAGCAACGTATTCGAACCGCTCAAGATAAATCTTAGCGTCGGCATATAGGTCATTGCCGCATGCCCTCGTGGAAGCCAATTACCAGCCGTGCGCGGGCCAATATAATAAAATATTTTAGCCGCACTAAGCTGCTCATGAGCAACTATATCGTAAGCAATGTACTGCGCAACGGCCGACTCCAACTCTTTCTTGGCAATCAACACCTGCCCATAGGCATAGCAAAATGAAAACATCAGCAAAACCGGTATCACCAGCAGTAACTTTAGCACCTCCCACACCCGTTCCAAGACATCGTAGACGAGCAAAAACAACAACATCAACAGTGCAGAAAAACCAATATAATTCCTCGCATCCTGATTAGTTTCGGTTACAAACAGCATTGCTCCAGGCACACACAACAGCAATACCCCGATCGAGCTTATGAACCCAACCAACAAAACGCCCCTGCCCAACTGACCGCCCACTAAAGTGGGGATGTTTTTCAGCCAAAAAACAAACCCAACCATTGCAGTGATCACCAAAATTACAAAAATACCAATATTCCAAGTGTTGACCAACGCGTAAACACTGTCCATGGCAAACACAAACCTATCGCTCACTACACCCAACCATCGTGAGTCAAAGGGGAGGCTGTTGCCGCGACTGCTCGTAACAAGCTGATGAGCTGTGAAGTAATAGATCAACCCGCCCCCCAACAATTGCAAACCGCGCTCGACCCACATTATTAGAATTTTCTTCACCTCGACCCTATTTCTTACACTCCATAGAAATTCGATACAGCAAAGTCCGACGAACAAAGTGATCGTCAGCTGATACAACGCTAGCGATACAGCAATTAATATGGCCGCCAACAGCCCGCGCACAAGCGCTTGTCTCTGCATACAAGTGATTGCATAGATAACAGCCACCACTGCCAACATCATACCGGGGCCGTCATACTGATAGGTAATGTTACCTAAAAAAAACGGATTACAGATAATTGGCAATATGACCAGACAAGCAAAAATATCCGGCCGTGAGAAATACCAGAAGGTTAGACGTGTCATAGCCAACGCCATGACGAAGGTGGCAATTAATAACGGCAAGGGAAATATATTGGTAGTGCCTCCTGTAAACGTTAAAAACTTATGCAGCACCTCCAGCAAAATCCGACCCTGATCTCTCCAATTCGCCCCTTCCAACAACAATGCACGCCAACTATCATCGACATAGGCATAGTCGGCACGAATAATAGGATATACATAGACTAATGACACCACACAGAAAAAAACCAGTACCTGCTTCTTAGTTAATACCTGCTTAGCCCACATTATGCATGC
The window above is part of the Pseudomonas sp. KBS0710 genome. Proteins encoded here:
- a CDS encoding FMN-binding glutamate synthase family protein yields the protein MSLSLLSRYAFFAVCVIFTLASLPFIEHEWLWPITLVTGVLSLIGLFDLLQSPHAVRRNYPILGNIRYLVEAIRPEIRQYLLESDSDALPFSRAQRSLVYSRAKNETADKPFGTLIDVYQSGFEFIGHSMRPAPLSDPSAFRVMVGGPQCTQPYSASVFNISAMSFGSLSANAIRALNQGAKLGNFAHDTGEGSISPYHRENGGDLTWELGSGYFGCRTSDGRFDPERFAVQAQNPQVRMIEIKMSQGAKPGHGGILPKHKVTQEIAETRGIMMGEDCISPSRHSAFSTPIEMMQFIAQLRELSGGKPVGFKFCLGHPWEFMGIAKAMLETGILPDFIVVDGKEGGTGAAPVEFTDHIGVPLREGLLFVHNTLVGLNLRDKIKLGASGKIVSAFDIASVLAIGADWANSARGFMFAIGCIQSQSCHTNKCPTGVATQDPLRQRALVVPDKAQRVFNFHRNTLHALAEMLAAAGLDHPSQLSAKHLVRRMSATEIKLFSQLHVFLKPGELLTGEVNGEFYSRMWQMARADSFEPHEVAAA
- a CDS encoding cupin domain-containing protein; amino-acid sequence: MPLFDFSAIAAQLPDSWKSTRLGQVGPARIKVLRMDEQAYEEETHDYNEGLLVIDGQLRLSIGDQEIRVSAGQMYLVEAGVAHAVVAGSHGTLVIMDI
- a CDS encoding glucosyltransferase domain-containing protein translates to MWAKQVLTKKQVLVFFCVVSLVYVYPIIRADYAYVDDSWRALLLEGANWRDQGRILLEVLHKFLTFTGGTTNIFPLPLLIATFVMALAMTRLTFWYFSRPDIFACLVILPIICNPFFLGNITYQYDGPGMMLAVVAVIYAITCMQRQALVRGLLAAILIAVSLALYQLTITLFVGLCCIEFLWSVRNRVEVKKILIMWVERGLQLLGGGLIYYFTAHQLVTSSRGNSLPFDSRWLGVVSDRFVFAMDSVYALVNTWNIGIFVILVITAMVGFVFWLKNIPTLVGGQLGRGVLLVGFISSIGVLLLCVPGAMLFVTETNQDARNYIGFSALLMLLFLLVYDVLERVWEVLKLLLVIPVLLMFSFCYAYGQVLIAKKELESAVAQYIAYDIVAHEQLSAAKIFYYIGPRTAGNWLPRGHAAMTYMPTLRFILSGSNTLLHPQFMTRLGINNVVEGDRAVYEAAVASGKHYRRVVDRKFYSIDLTDQGGVILFKEILDPEDYTLQINEK